The sequence below is a genomic window from Coffea arabica cultivar ET-39 chromosome 4c, Coffea Arabica ET-39 HiFi, whole genome shotgun sequence.
GAGaatttggagcaaaattttggaggaaaatcCATCTTTTGATGTTATTGTTTTGCATTCTTCTATAACACCTTAAAAGCACAAAGATTGGTTCTGCTTTCATCCCTGTAGCTTACACATTGGTACTTCTACTTCACAGTGTGTCATTAGCTATACAATCTTAATATGTAGCATATAGCAAGACACAAGACTCATGATTAGCTAACAAAATACAGTCATGCTCTTACATTCCCTCAAAAATTGCAGGGCCTTGGCAGGTTATGTTGAAACAAACAGATGGTTCTTTTGCTTGTGTTGCTGAGAGTACAACTCGCTTCACCCTTGGTGAAGTAAGAATCCTCACTAATCCTTAACAAATTCTAAGGcgttattattatttgttaactTGAGATTTTCTTGGCCTGCCAGGCCAAGGAAGAACTGTTGAGGGTCCTTGGACTGCAGGAGGAAAAAGGAAGCTCACTTGAATTTCTTCGAAGAGGCTACAAGGTTGTATTTCAGAGTAGTTTCCTGAGATCTCTCCCCGCCCTCAACTCCCCCCCAACCCCCAACAACACCCCTTCTGGCTTCCTCTGGATATGCATCTGTTGTTCTTGCATAACTGCACTTTTTCCATTACTCCTGGTCCTTGCTCACATACTTGAATTGAAAAATTCTCATTTGAAGTACATAATTTCAGACTATCACTTGGTGGGAAGAAAATATTGATCTGGAACAGTCTGCTGCTTGGCGGAGCTGAACAGTAGCAATGGCAATGAGACAACTTTCACAGGGGAGAGGAAATTGAAGAATGAGAGAAACGAGTTCACTACATGGGTTGGGTGTTTGTAGTGGGAACCAATATGAATAAAGGGAACTCAGTTAATAGATTAAGTTACACATTCACCTTCATACCGTTCCCCTTCCTACAACTCAGCAGAAATTGTCTGCTTGCTTTACAAATGTATCGCAGTTGCTTTGCAACTGCAGAAatggaaagttttttttttttaaagtagtGGATTATTAAGTTCATTCGTGGAGGCTTCCAAAGTTTATAATCTCCAAGGAGCCCTAGCGATGAGAGATCAGATTGTCAAGATTGATTTTATGCTTTATTTCTGTTCTTGATTTTGTTTTCTGGCAatattcaaaaagaaaattgcaattGAGACTTGAGACTTGAGGCTTGAGAGTGGGTATTTGTTTCTCTTCATCCCGTTCATGATCCTTTTCTACCTGATACAAGTAGTTCTAAATATTTTGACGCACGCTGGTTAGTTTCTATATTTAACTTTTCCTCATTTGTTCTCGAAGCCAGATAATACCACAGATCAATTGAAAACTATCCTCATTTGAAGCGGATTAACATAAATGCTTTTCAACTACTAAGAGGACATTTGGTCTACAGCACAGATTACTGCTAGAGATGCTGCTTGGATACAGAAGAAATTTCACTTAGTACAGCAGATCCGGATTTCTATTTCACCTGACAAGTTAATCTACAGTTTAATCAACTTCTCAATCCACAACATCAGTGTTGGAATCAGGAGAGCTTGGCGCAGCTTCATCCAGCAGTTATAAACCAGCTTCAAAGTCAGGTTCGGGGGGCTTTTGCGGCTTTATCAACCTGGAGCTACGAATCCTGTGAACACCACGCAAAGCGTTGGCGGCAAATCTTGAGGCGTACATCGCAGCTCCAAAGCTGGATGATGGGCCTGAGTTGGATTCATATTCTGCATCTTCTGCGGCTTCATCTTCAAGGCGACGAATTTCCATGTGCTTCCTCCTTGAATAGCGCCTCCATGCAGCCTGGATGAAGGTGGCGGCCCAAGTTCTCCACTGCTGTGAGTAAAAACGGAAGGTATGCTGCACTTGTCGACTATGAATGCGCCTGAACTGACTGGTAATGTATTTCACTTCATCTGCTATCAAGGCAAACGCCTCCACTTCTGTTAAAGCCTTGACAGTACGAGTAGATGGTGGTAAGTTGGAACCAGCTTTAGGATCCAATGCCCAAGTGAGGAGCTCCTCCCCACAAAAGTCACCTTGTTTCAAAAGACCTCGATTGAAAAATCCACTTCTCCCACCATCTGTTGTTACGCTCTCCAGGCGACCACGGATTATAAACAACATCTCGTCTACTGGATCCCCTTCTCGGACAATGTATGTATTTTctgtgcataaacttggtttaAGTCTCTCACAGATTGCATCAAGCAACCTCTCATCCATATTGGCAAATAAAGGAACCTGCAAGCTCCCATTACTAAAATCAATAGCAACATATAAATGTTTATAATCGTTCAATGCTCATACATGATCATATACCATGCCATATTTCATCTGGCGCCTTTACaaccagaaaaaaaattcttaaaaaaatGTCACCCCAAAGTTATCATACACAGAAATACCCTTGGTCTTCATATTCTTGTTCACGACGACACAAGATAGAAAGTAGCTTCACAGACATGTATCAGATAATTCTACTCCCCAACAATGGAATATTTATCTAAATTTGAGGACTCGGGAGAAAAGCAACCATCAAATGCTTTTACCTATTATCTCATAGTCCCAATGCACATCTAAAAGAAAAGCTCACGTGGCAGTAAACAACTACAATAACAGGGGATAAAAGTTATATAACACTTACTCTTCTGACCAAATTCAAACAGAGATGCCGCTTGATATCCCTCCTGAGATCTTTTGGCAGACTCTGGACCAAGCTCTCTTCATCTACTCCTCTTGTTTCCATCCATTTGTACTGATCATAGCGCCGAACTCTTTCTCTTAGTTCAGGGGGAAGCACTCTATGATGCATCCACTGCTCAGAGTCACGTCTTTTAATTCTCATCTCCTCAAGCCGAACAGTCATAGATTGAAGATAAGTCTGTCGGAGAAACCACAAGAGTCAAGAAAGTCTTGCTTTCATTGTAGAAAATAATTGGTGTCTTAAAGATAAAATACTGTACGGATGTACTGCATAAACTTTGTACAATGGCTCTTTATACTCATTTAGAAAActgcagaaaaaagaaaaacttatgAATTCAGTATTCTTATTGATACATATGGCTTTGAGTAAGAATTTGAAAAAAGCCTTGGTACCCAACAAAGAAATCCTTATAATGAAAAGGAACTGTAAATGCAACAAAAATGTGCAAGTTAAATCCCTGTAAAGCTGTTCTGATCATAAACCTAATAACAGTATTCAATTCTTATCCAACGTATGGGATTCTGGGCTACCAAGCCGATGCTTCTGCAATTTCATCTGCTAAGCAGGTTGTGACACAGTGCTAGCAATAAATCGTTGACCCAAAATAGGTGGTTTAGCTAGTGTAGTGATCTGTATAAGTGCAGATTCTGTTTAAAATGTAAAGACATTGTATAGTAAGAAtaattttgcaatttatcaTGTAATATCTTTATAGACGGTGTCTTTGTTAATCAGCAGAAATGAACAGATTAGTTCCATTGCCACAGTGTGCTGGTAAACTAAAGAAAACATCTGCAATTGATTTCTTACGCACCTGCATGTTACCGATGAGAAGAGCAAACAAAATGAGACCAAAAATTGCAATCGCTATGGAGAATATGACCTCTCCAGGATAAGTACTGGTTTCAAGCCCCTGACCAAGTGTACTGGAAAAAATGAAACATCAAAATGAGCTCTGAATACTGCACGCTACTCAACAGTTAAATTCTCTAAGCATATTGGAGAAGTATTGAATTTAGTAAATAGTTCATTTATGGCTTTTGTTACCAAACTATTTGCAACCCAGTCAATCAAATATTATATGCTTTCTCATGCGCAGCTTATACAAAAGACATGCACATGCACTAGCATGTACaggattttgatttttttttctgcatAGCCCTCCCTCGGATTCAGTTTTTTGACAAGTTAATTGAGGAGGGAAAATCTCACTGGTAAAAGTGACATTTCAGAGCTTGTCTAAGATATTCCAAAATTAGCTCCTGCATCTTTTCAGTTAAACATGATAAGGAAAGTGAATGCGTATAATTTATCACAGAAATGCAAAAGACTCCAAAACAATATTTTAGCTGATAAGCATTGCATGGTGCTGCTTTTCCCCTCCCCACTTTCTCTCGAAGTCCGTCAGAAGTGGAGGGGACTTTAAATTTCAGTGGAATCCTGAATTATCATTGACAGAATGGCAGTGTAGATAGTATCcaatttttaaacattttaGCAGCTTACCTCAAATTCTGGAGGCCCCACCATAAACAGTAAAAGTATTTAGAGATAAAATATTCGGATTCAACAACTCCAGATGTTAAAGCATTTGCATAAATCCCATAATCAAATGCTGAATATGTATCATTAATAGCACAGCGAGAACCGAGAACTGTCTGGGTGACGTTTTCCCAATTTGAATTACTTGGTCTCTCACTTGCACAATAGAGAAGATTAGCATTAGCTTTGCACATATCACTGTCTTGACAGGCTTCCTCCCAGCATGCATCTCTGCGTTCCACAGCTAATAGGTACCAAAAGGCCCCAACAATCTGTAGTGTCAGAGTAACATATGAGCTCAACATTTTTGTAGAGAGAAACTAGAGCAACTTGAGCAAGTAAAGCAGTTCCTTCAAGTAGCTCAGGTTTTTGATTTTCTGTTTCTGAGTTGGTGATTCAGAAAATCTTATTGCAGCAAAAGGACACCGTTTGAAAGTCAATTAGTTAAATCGTATCATATGAAAGACCATGATCTTTCTTAGGATGATTCACCTCAGTAGAGCCTCCATTCAATGATCAAAGATAGCAGTAAAATTGCAAAGAATGCCAGAGTAGAGTTTCGCCTTATAAGTAGCTGattctttttatttgttcattaGTATCTTCAGAGCAACTTACATGGCTAGAAAGCAAAAACCACAGCAGATAGTATACGGCACCAGCCCAAGCACTTTCTGCAAAAACTCCAGCTGTTTTTTTCAACTCTGACATCAGTGGTAAAAACCGCAAAAACCTGGGGATATATTGGAGAAACACAATGAATACTAATGCTTGTTTTGTTGCCAAGACATCTGAACCTTTTGCCCTATGAAGAAATCTCCACACAACAATCTGCGGATAAAAAATGATGTAATGGCAAATCAGATCAAGGATTTCCTGTAGTCTAATATTATGATATAGCAAAACAAATGTGCACTCATTCTGGTAGTCATTTCCTCCTATAAAAGGGAGATGCTACAAAAAACAGATGCCATTATATGTTAAATGTTGCTTGGTGTAATCATCTAAATATAGGATCCTATTAAAGAGTCAAAAAGGGCAACAATCACTTCCGATGTCTCTAAAGTAAGAACTTCGTTTAAGTGGTGGTAACATAACTCTCACTCAGAAGCAGATTTGATATCAGCTCCCGCTTGGAGCTGTGTTTTAACTATTTCAAATATGAAACTATTTGTCTTAGATAACTGCAATGGCATAGGTTAGTAAAAGTGCCCTTTACAACTAAAAGCTGTTTGGATATAGTGCAATTGTCAGCTGATGAAGTAAAAACTTTAACATATATTTATGAAGGATGGGAAGATCTAATTGACAATGTGGacaattaaatttgaaatttctttaCCATGCTTTGGGATGTCAAATGTCACTCATGCAGAAATCATTATGTAAACCACTTTAACTTCCATTAgccgttcaaaaagaaagaaaagcacgAACCAAACCTGTGGTAGAGGTAGCACAGAGAGAAGATCTACTATAAAATAACGATGTGTGTATCTTTTTGCAATTTGTTTAGGATCTATCACAAGTTCACCACGGCCAAACACTCGGGATGATGGTGCAATGTAAGCTGTCCGGAACTGCAGAACCATGCGAATAAGGTAAAATGCATCTACTAATGTCCGAAGAGTTGTAGTTGTGTGAGCTAAACTGTTATCTATGTGAAGGCACATCTCTTTACTCCGGAAAACTGGAAGATACAGAAACAGAGGATCTATTGATACTGCAAGGGTGCAGGAACAAACCAAAAGTTTGTTCCAGAATAAGAGAGACTTGTCTTGAGGATCAAAAATTTTTCTCCCAGAAACTTTAAGATCTTCTGGGAACACAGCACGGCTGACTCCAGATTTTAGTGATCTGCCCAAGGTAATAATACCCTCGGATCCTCTTTTCATCCCTACCCTAAATGATTTTGATGGTTTGTTGGAAGAACGACTGGCACCAGTCAGT
It includes:
- the LOC113739874 gene encoding probable cyclic nucleotide-gated ion channel 5; its protein translation is MFSNYKAQFMGGKKEKFVRLDDLDSNLSFKADMPGKTRIGFSLEGLTGASRSSNKPSKSFRVGMKRGSEGIITLGRSLKSGVSRAVFPEDLKVSGRKIFDPQDKSLLFWNKLLVCSCTLAVSIDPLFLYLPVFRSKEMCLHIDNSLAHTTTTLRTLVDAFYLIRMVLQFRTAYIAPSSRVFGRGELVIDPKQIAKRYTHRYFIVDLLSVLPLPQIVVWRFLHRAKGSDVLATKQALVFIVFLQYIPRFLRFLPLMSELKKTAGVFAESAWAGAVYYLLWFLLSSHIVGAFWYLLAVERRDACWEEACQDSDMCKANANLLYCASERPSNSNWENVTQTVLGSRCAINDTYSAFDYGIYANALTSGVVESEYFISKYFYCLWWGLQNLSTLGQGLETSTYPGEVIFSIAIAIFGLILFALLIGNMQTYLQSMTVRLEEMRIKRRDSEQWMHHRVLPPELRERVRRYDQYKWMETRGVDEESLVQSLPKDLRRDIKRHLCLNLVRRVPLFANMDERLLDAICERLKPSLCTENTYIVREGDPVDEMLFIIRGRLESVTTDGGRSGFFNRGLLKQGDFCGEELLTWALDPKAGSNLPPSTRTVKALTEVEAFALIADEVKYITSQFRRIHSRQVQHTFRFYSQQWRTWAATFIQAAWRRYSRRKHMEIRRLEDEAAEDAEYESNSGPSSSFGAAMYASRFAANALRGVHRIRSSRLIKPQKPPEPDFEAGL